The Chiloscyllium punctatum isolate Juve2018m chromosome 30, sChiPun1.3, whole genome shotgun sequence genome includes a region encoding these proteins:
- the LOC140455597 gene encoding heat shock 70 kDa protein-like — QVPSLRAPPYARGSRAAECEPGDLSSGVLLGKFDLSGIPPAPRGVPQIEVTFDIDANGILNVSAVDKSTGKESKITITNNKGRLSKEEIERIVQEAERYKGQDDMQREKITAKNSLESDAFNMKSSVEEEKTKGKISEEDKNKVIEKCNQAISWLEANQTAEKEDFEQQLKDLKKICKPIIAKLYQGGMPEGPFSEQVRKDPSGGPTIEEVD; from the coding sequence caagtacccagtctccgggctccaccttatgcaagaggaagtcgagcggcggagtgtgagccaggagacctttcctccggagttctcTTGGGCAAATTTGACCTCAGTGGGATCCCTCCTGCGCCACGTGGTGTACCACAGATTGAGGTCACCTTTGATATTGACGCAAATGGCATCTTGAATGTCTCTGCTGTGGACAAGAGCACTGGCAAAGAGAGCAAAATCACCATCACCAATAACAAGGGCAGGTTGAGTAAGGAGGAGATCGAGAGGATAGTGCAGGAAGCGGAGAGGTACAAAGGTCAGGATGATATGCAGCGTGAGAAAATTACAGCCAAGAATTCCCTGGAGTCGGACGCATTTAACATGAAGAGTTCAGTGGAGGAAGAGAAAACGAAAGGCAagatcagtgaggaagataagAACAAAGTCATCGAAAAGTGTAACCAGGCCATCTCCTGGCTGGAGGCAAACcaaacagcagagaaggaggactttgagcagcagttgaaagatttgaaaaaaataTGCAAGCCCATCATTGCCAAACTTTACCAGGGAGGTATGCCCGAAGGGCCATTCTCAGAACAAG